In Desulfosediminicola ganghwensis, a single window of DNA contains:
- a CDS encoding Ldh family oxidoreductase: MDEKMYPVADIRQLVIQALVHHNSSRINAEAVADALIAAEMDGLRGHGLSRLVSYCGQAASGKVDGNAEPVATRVRGAAVRVDAGNGFAYPAMELAVSELTALAPEMGVAVAAITNSHHCGAAGYHVEKLAREGLVGLLFANTPKAIAPWGGSQALFGTNPIAFGVPGKDREPMVIDLALSKVARGKIMVASKENRDIPEGWALDSEGNPTTDSARALGGTMLPMGDAKGAALVLMVEILAAAVTGSNFGYEASSFFEADGKPPNVGQLLMAIFPGPLSGEAFYSRIEALFAEILGQDNTRLPGERRLGLRDEARQQGLKLNPAEYNQLRQLAAA, from the coding sequence ATGGACGAGAAGATGTATCCGGTAGCTGATATCAGGCAGCTTGTAATTCAGGCACTGGTTCACCATAACAGTAGCCGGATAAATGCAGAAGCAGTAGCTGATGCACTTATCGCAGCAGAGATGGATGGCCTGCGCGGCCACGGCTTGTCGCGCCTTGTATCCTATTGCGGTCAGGCTGCCAGCGGCAAAGTAGATGGAAATGCGGAGCCGGTGGCAACCAGGGTCCGCGGCGCAGCGGTTCGGGTGGATGCGGGTAATGGTTTTGCTTACCCGGCCATGGAATTGGCTGTTTCGGAGCTGACAGCGCTTGCACCTGAAATGGGTGTTGCTGTGGCCGCAATAACCAACTCCCATCACTGCGGTGCTGCGGGATATCATGTTGAGAAGTTGGCCAGGGAAGGGCTCGTGGGTCTGCTCTTTGCGAACACGCCTAAGGCGATAGCCCCCTGGGGCGGCAGTCAGGCCCTGTTCGGAACCAACCCGATTGCTTTTGGTGTGCCGGGAAAAGATCGTGAGCCGATGGTGATTGATCTGGCGTTAAGCAAGGTGGCGCGTGGCAAGATCATGGTAGCGAGCAAAGAGAACAGGGATATCCCGGAGGGCTGGGCGCTGGATTCGGAGGGCAACCCGACCACCGATTCGGCCAGGGCACTGGGCGGCACCATGTTGCCGATGGGAGATGCCAAGGGCGCAGCCCTGGTTTTGATGGTTGAGATTCTGGCGGCAGCGGTGACTGGATCCAATTTTGGCTACGAGGCCAGTTCATTCTTTGAGGCGGATGGCAAACCGCCCAACGTGGGGCAATTGCTGATGGCAATTTTTCCCGGCCCACTATCCGGCGAGGCGTTTTATTCACGTATTGAAGCGCTGTTTGCAGAGATCCTGGGCCAGGACAATACCAGGCTTCCCGGTGAGAGAAGGCTTGGATTACGTGATGAGGCGCGGCAGCAAGGGCTTAAGCTTAACCCGGCGGAGTATAATCAGCTCAGACAACTGGCGGCAGCATAA
- a CDS encoding YbaN family protein encodes MTKISRPIIRYLTAAAAYTCIGLGVLGVFLPVLPTVPFFILATILSFRSSPKLRRWLLRHPQFGETIRNFLRDKSISGRILRRALITLWAGLTISCLLVPHWWLRAMLVSLGGAVTLYLLSLSRIGE; translated from the coding sequence ATGACAAAGATCTCCCGACCCATTATCAGATACCTCACGGCTGCTGCAGCGTATACCTGTATCGGGCTCGGTGTACTTGGCGTGTTTCTGCCTGTCCTGCCAACTGTGCCTTTTTTTATTCTGGCCACAATCCTCAGTTTTCGCTCCTCCCCGAAATTGCGGCGCTGGCTGTTGAGGCATCCGCAATTTGGTGAGACCATCAGAAATTTCCTGCGTGATAAGAGCATCTCAGGCAGGATTTTGCGACGGGCGCTGATTACTTTATGGGCGGGACTCACCATCAGTTGCCTGCTGGTTCCGCACTGGTGGCTGAGAGCAATGCTGGTGAGTCTGGGAGGGGCGGTGACATTGTACCTGCTCAGTTTGAGTCGAATCGGGGAGTGA